The DNA region CTGCTCGCGGGCTACTGGTTCTTTGGCGAAAATATCGGTTTCATGCGCATCGCGGGCATCGGGTTCATCTGTCTCGGGACCTATTGCATCGCGCAGACCTAGATTACTATGAAACACATCATCTTCGGCGGCGACGGTTTCGTCGGCCGGTATCTCGCTCGGGACCTGCAGACGCTCGGCGAAGAGGCCGTGATCTGCGATATCCGGCAGAGCGAGCTCCCCATCTATCCCAGGGCGCAATTCGTCCACACCGACATCACCGACCTCCAATCCTTGGAACAAGCGCCGGTCGGGGTGGACGACATCGTTTACAACATGGCCGCGCGCATGCTGCACCCCATCGTCTCGCGGCGCGAGCGCAAGGCGTATTTCTTTTCGGTCGACTATCAGGGCGCGGCCAACGTGATCGATCTCATGAGCCGTAGGGGGTGTAACAAGCTCATCCAGTTCAGCACCGACATGGTGTACGGCTTTCCGCTCGTCGCCCCGCCGATCCGCCCCGACCACCCGCGCAATCCCATCGGCGAGTATGCCGACAGCAAGCGCGTGTGCGAGGACCTGTGCATGCAGCGGCGCGTGGACGGCCTCGATGTCTCGATCTTCCGGCCGCGGCTCATCATCGGCCCCGGGCGCCTGGGGATCCTGACCAACCTGTTCCGCTGCATCGAGCACCACCTCCCGGTCCCCCTGATCGGCGACGGCTCCAACCACTATCAGATGATCTCGGTCTTCGACTGCGCAAGCGCGGCGCTTCTATCGGCACAGAAAGGCGTGGTCAACGGGGAATTCAACCTCGGGTCGAAGAACCCACCCTCCGTGCGTGAGCTGCTCGGGAAGGTCATCGAAGCGGCGGGGTCCCGGTCGTTCCTCGTCTCGACCCCCGCGGGGCTCGTCAAGCGCGTGCTCGCGGCGTTGGATGTGATCGGGCTCTCGCTCCTGGTCCCCGAGCAATACGAGATCGCCGATACCGACTTCATCGTGGACATCGAAAGCACCGAGCGCAAGCTCGGTTGGGTCCCGCAATACGACGACGCCACCATGCTGATGGGCGCCTACCGCGAGTACCAGACCGGCTCACACAACCGGATGGTCGAGGCGCACTGAGCCATCCGGATCGGGGGCGCTCTGCGCGCCCGGCCAGATGCGGTGCGCTTGGCAGCGTCTTCCGAGGCCCCGGCTTCCTTGCGGGCCTCGTAGAGTTCCTGGTTGATGGTCGTCATCGGGTCTTATTCGATAGTGTGAATCGGCCCTCCACGCGCTCGTCCAGCCGCGCGAAGCGTTCTTCGATCCATGCCTACCGGTTCGCGCCACCTATTCGTCTCTGGCACAATCATTGGCACCGTTTATTTCGAAGGTCGCACGATATCCGCTTCGTGCGAACTGCCCAAGGTGCCCGGAATGGGGTCAACCGGATAGGCATGCTTCGATCTTCGCGAGGCGTTCGTCAATCCGCTGGAGCCGCTCTGTCTCCCGTACCGCCTCAATGGCCTCCACCGCCGCCAGGATAGGAAATTCAAAGCAGTTGCGCAAACACAGTGTCTGCTCGACGGGGGGCGGGGGCGCACCGGCTCGCGACGGCGCTATTTAGTTAGGCACACTTCGGCGGGGTCGGAGATCAAACCGTACGGTCGAGTCGCGCGGCCTCCTCGCCACACACCACACAACCCGGATCGCGGGCGATACGGGCGGCTTGCCACACCATGCAGAGGGCGTCGAGCCTCAAGAGACGGCCTTCGAGCGTCTGTCCGGCGCCGGTCAGGAGCTTCAAGACCTCCATTGCCTGCACACTGCCGATGATCCCGACGAGCGGCGCCGCGACGCCGGTATCGGTACAGCGCTCGGGAAGATCGGCGATCTCGGGATAGAGGCAGGCATAGCAGGGGCCCCGACCGGGGCAGAGGACCATGACCTGGCCTTCGAAGCGAACGGCGGCGCCGGAGACCAGCGGCTTCCCGGCGCCAAGACAGGCCCGATTGATGGCGTAGCGGGTGTCGAAGTTGTCGCTGGCATCGACCACGATGTCGCAGCGCCGGGCGAGGACGCCTAGCTCATCGTCCGCGAGGCGGCAGAGGACGGGGGTGATGCGGCAGTCCGGGTTGAGTCTCGCGAGGCGTGCAAAGGCCACCTCGACCTTGTCCCGCCCGAGATCACCGGTGTCGTAGAGCACCTGGCGCTGGAGGTTCGCGAGGTCCACGCGATCGGAATCGGCCAGAACGAGGTGCCCGATGCCGGCGGCCGCGAGGTACAGGCAGACCGCCGAGCCGAGCCCGCCGAGGCCGACGATGAGGACCGTGGCGGCGAGGAGCCGCTCCTGGCCT from Pseudomonadota bacterium includes:
- a CDS encoding NAD(P)-dependent oxidoreductase, which produces MKHIIFGGDGFVGRYLARDLQTLGEEAVICDIRQSELPIYPRAQFVHTDITDLQSLEQAPVGVDDIVYNMAARMLHPIVSRRERKAYFFSVDYQGAANVIDLMSRRGCNKLIQFSTDMVYGFPLVAPPIRPDHPRNPIGEYADSKRVCEDLCMQRRVDGLDVSIFRPRLIIGPGRLGILTNLFRCIEHHLPVPLIGDGSNHYQMISVFDCASAALLSAQKGVVNGEFNLGSKNPPSVRELLGKVIEAAGSRSFLVSTPAGLVKRVLAALDVIGLSLLVPEQYEIADTDFIVDIESTERKLGWVPQYDDATMLMGAYREYQTGSHNRMVEAH
- the moeB gene encoding molybdopterin-synthase adenylyltransferase MoeB, translating into MNNDQLLRYSRHILLPEIDLEGQERLLAATVLIVGLGGLGSAVCLYLAAAGIGHLVLADSDRVDLANLQRQVLYDTGDLGRDKVEVAFARLARLNPDCRITPVLCRLADDELGVLARRCDIVVDASDNFDTRYAINRACLGAGKPLVSGAAVRFEGQVMVLCPGRGPCYACLYPEIADLPERCTDTGVAAPLVGIIGSVQAMEVLKLLTGAGQTLEGRLLRLDALCMVWQAARIARDPGCVVCGEEAARLDRTV